A stretch of the Vigna radiata var. radiata cultivar VC1973A chromosome 7, Vradiata_ver6, whole genome shotgun sequence genome encodes the following:
- the LOC106768030 gene encoding ABC transporter G family member 23 — protein MAACLNPPRLSSTEDDSVILFSTSNSPEESISASSSSFHHSPPPSQQQFRTAYKLSVRNLSYTLQPNKRTFLSFCHQSKNPEPLSILNSISFVARRSEIVAVAGPSGTGKSTLLRIMAGRVKDEDFDPKSISINDQPMTSPAQLRKTCGFVAQEDNLLPMLTVRETLLFSAKFRLKEMTPKDRELRVESLLQELGLLHVADSFVGDEDIRGISGGERKRVSIGVDMIHNPPILLLDEPTSGLDSTSALQVIELLSSIVKANHRIVVLSIHQPSYRILQYVSKFLILSHGSVVHNGSLEQLEETISKLGFQIPKQLNALEFSMEIIRGLEDSSSKYESSIIEEKEPFQHLLWPEEENCGGVQIVQSQFTKESFSSLCYAYLIEILVLCSRFWKITYRTKQLFLARTMQALVGGFGLGSVYIKVRRDEGGIAERLGLFAFSLSFLLSSTVEALPIYLQERSVLMKEASRGAYRISSYMIANTFIFLPFLFVVSTLFAVPVYWLVGLNPSLSAFTFFTFVVWLIVLMASSLVLFLSAVSPDFISGNSLICTVLGAFFLFSGYFIPKESIPKYWLFLYYVSLYRYPLDALLTNEYWNVRNECFSHQIEGSQCLITGFDVLKSRGLERDNRWINVGIMLAFFLLYRVLCWIILARKASKTTI, from the coding sequence ATGGCAGCGTGCTTGAATCCACCTAGGCTATCTAGCACAGAAGATGACTCCGTGATACTCTTCTCAACTTCTAATTCTCCTGAGGAATCCATTAgtgcttcttcttcctctttccaCCACTCACCGCCACCATCACAGCAACAATTCAGAACTGCATATAAACTTTCTGTGAGAAATCTCTCCTACACTCTGCAGCCTAACAAGAGAACTTTCCTTTCATTTTGTCACCAGAGTAAAAACCCGGAGCCCTTGAGTATACTCAACTCAATCTCTTTTGTTGCCAGAAGGTCTGAGATTGTTGCTGTGGCTGGTCCTAGTGGAACAGGAAAGTCTACCCTTCTGCGAATCATGGCAGGAAGGGTAAAAGATGAAGACTTTGATCCTAAAAGTATTTCAATCAATGATCAGCCTATGACTAGTCCAGCTCAGTTGAGAAAGACATGCGGCTTTGTGGCACAAGAGGACAATTTGCTTCCTATGCTGACTGTGAGAGAAACTTTGTTGTTTAGTGCAAAGTTTAGGCTAAAAGAAATGACCCCTAAAGATAGAGAGTTAAGGGTAGAAAGCTTGTTGCAAGAGCTAGGACTTTTACATGTTGCTGATAGTTTTGTTGGGGATGAAGATATTAGAGGGATATCTGGTGGAGAGAGGAAAAGGGTGTCAATTGGAGTTGACATGATTCACAATCCTCCAATTTTGCTCCTAGATGAGCCAACTTCAGGTCTAGACAGCACTTCAGCTTTGCAAGTCATTGAGTTACTTTCATCAATTGTTAAAGCAAATCATAGGATAGTGGTTCTTTCAATCCACCAACCCAGCTATAGAATATTGCAGTATGTTTCCAAGTTCTTGATCCTCTCTCATGGTTCAGTTGTTCACAATGGTAGCCTAGAACAACTAGAGGAAACCATAAGTAAACTGGGATTTCAAATCCCAAAGCAGCTGAATGCTTTAGAATTCTCTATGGAAATTATACGAGGGTTGGAAGATTCCAGTTCCAAATATGAATCTTCCATCATTGAGGAAAAGGAGCCATTTCAACACCTCCTGTGgccagaggaagaaaactgtgGTGGAGTCCAAATTGTCCAATCACAGTTTACCAAGGAAAGTTTTAGCAGTCTTTGCTATGCATACTTGATAGAGATACTGGTTTTGTGCTCAAGATTTTGGAAGATCACTTATAGAACAAAACAACTTTTCTTGGCCAGAACAATGCAAGCACTAGTTGGTGGCTTTGGTCTAGGAAGTGTTTATATAAAGGTAAGAAGGGATGAAGGAGGAATTGCAGAAAGGTTAGGTCTATTTGCATTCAGTCTTAGTTTTCTCCTCTCTTCTACAGTTGAAGCACTTCCAATATACCTTCAAGAGAGGAGTGTTTTGATGAAAGAAGCCTCAAGGGGAGCCTATAGGATTTCCTCTTACATGATAGCCaacacttttattttccttcctttCTTGTTTGTGGTATCCACACTTTTTGCTGTTCCAGTGTACTGGCTTGTAGGCCTCAACCCTTCTCTTTCAGCCTTCACCTTCTTCACTTTTGTGGTGTGGCTAATTGTGCTCATGGCAAGTTCTCTTGTGCTCTTCTTAAGTGCAGTGTCTCCTGATTTCATTTCAGGGAACTCTCTCATCTGCACAGTTCTTGGagccttcttcctcttctcagGATACTTCATTCCAAAGGAGAGCATCCCAAAGTATTGGCTTTTCTTGTACTATGTGTCCCTCTATAGGTACCCTTTGGATGCACTCCTCACAAATGAGTACTGGAATGTTAGAAATGAGTGCTTCTCTCATCAAATAGAAGGATCACAGTGCTTGATCACAGGGTTTGATGTGTTGAAGAGTAGAGGACTTGAAAGGGATAACAGGTGGATCAATGTGGGCATAATGCTGGCATTCTTTCTATTGTATCGTGTGCTTTGTTGGATAATTCTTGCAAGAAAGGCCTCCAAAAcaacaatataa
- the LOC106765906 gene encoding AT-hook motif nuclear-localized protein 19-like, which yields MTNNSMPISVCGDSDCESSWDHQTSSSHCPHLPSLPPPTINQQWQNLPLATPPSKKPRGRPPGSKNKPKYTLPQPSIKILIVNVAPGHDIIETIINIARRSHVSLSILSASGIITTVTLRHVPSGSSAVMLHGPFNLLSLTGSYLHNNQYTLLPGATPPRSLSFGIHLSTSHGRVFGGLVGGRVIAGDDVNLTISTFENPEIYKYGFEDQERGDHDDSNINNNKTCNHNPSNFNMGGDLPTLNSANFGIHGW from the coding sequence ATGACAAACAACTCCATGCCAATCTCAGTCTGCGGAGACTCAGATTGCGAATCCTCTTGGGACCACCAAACTAGCTCCTCTCATTGTCCTCACCTTCCATCGCTACCACCACCGACCATAAACCAACAATGGCAGAATCTCCCTCTTGCTACTCCACCCTCCAAGAAGCCACGTGGCAGACCTCCAGGCTCCAAGAACAAGCCCAAATACACTCTCCCACAACCCTCCATCAAGATTCTCATTGTCAATGTCGCTCCAGGACATGACATCATTGAAACCATTATTAACATCGCTCGCCGCTCCCATGTCAGCCTCTCCATCCTTAGTGCATCCGGTATCATCACCACCGTCACCCTCCGCCATGTCCCCAGTGGTTCCTCCGCCGTCATGCTCCATGGACCCTTCAACTTACTTTCCCTCACTGGCTCCTACTTACACAATAACCAATACACCCTTCTCCCCGGAGCCACCCCTCCTCGTTCCTTATCCTTTGGGATACACCTCTCCACCTCTCACGGTCGAGTCTTCGGTGGCCTCGTCGGCGGTAGAGTCATCGCCGGTGACGATGTCAACTTGACTATTTCTACCTTCGAGAACcctgaaatttataaatacggTTTTGAAGATCAAGAAAGAGGTGATCATGATGACAGTaacatcaacaacaataaaacttgTAACCATAACCCTAGTAATTTCAACATGGGTGGCGACTTGCCAACGTTGAACTCTGCTAATTTCGGTATCCATGGGTGGTGA